TGAATTCAAGATGATCAGCAGATTTGAGCCGCCGGAAGTCTCGGTTGATGGCGAGGCGTCTTACGACAAACCGATTGACAACGACGAGGTTGATCCAACTATGGCGGCCGATCGCATGCTTGTCGTTACGGTCAACACGCAGCTTGGCATCACCATGACCCGCAAGATCATGCAATTCAGCCAGGACTATCATGACAATTACTTCGTCTATGATTATACCTTCACCAACACCGGCAACACCGACGGCGATGCAGATATCGAATTGCCCAACACCACGCTGGAGGGCGTGTATTTCTATTTTCAGTACCGCAACTCGGTTTGCGCCGCCACCCGCTATGTCATCGGCAATGCCACAGGGTGGGGGATCAATGCGATGAATGATGCGCGCGGCGACGGCATCAAACCCGATCCGCCGGGCGAAAATTTCCGCGCGCAATTCACCTGGCACGGCAAGTACCCGGCCTTCACGCTCTACGACAACATCGGCGGCCCAATCTGGAACCCGGGCAGTGGCGTGGGCACGACAGAGGCCGACACCACCGGCCGCCTGGGCGCCACCCAGTTCATCGGCGTGGTCACGCTGCACGCCGATCGCTCGGCCACCGATAAAACCGATGACCCCGCCCAGCCTTCCACCACCAGCACCGAAGGTTCGGATGAGCCGCTGCAATCCAACAATGACGCCTTCAACATTCCCAAGATGACCCTGGAATATGGCTGGATGTCGAAAGGCCACCAGCCGCGACATGCCGACCGCGTCGAGCCGAGCGGGAACTTCATCGAGCCAACCGGTGATCCGGCACTGGGCACGCCCGGCGGTTTTTCGTTCGCCAATGGTTATGGCCCCTACACCCTGGGTCCCGGGGAAAGCATTCACATCGTCATGGCCGAAGGCGCCGCGGGCATCAGCCGCGAACGGCAGGAAACCATTGGCCGGCAATACAAACGCGGTCAAATCACCGCGCGTGAGAAAAACACTTGGGTCATGTCGGGACGGGATTCCCTTTTCCAAACGTTCCGGCGCGCGATCGCCAACTTTAATTCCGGCTATGCTATTCCACGCCCCCCGTTACCGCCGCGAGCGGTCACAGTTGAAGGCGGCGGCGACCGTATTACGGTGTCTTGGGATACCTATGAAGCTAGTGATCCGAATCTCGCGGGCTTCGAGATCTATCGCGCCGTTGGCTCGAAAGACAGCACGCATACCATGATTTACAGCGCCGGACCCGATGAGCGGAGTTTCACAGATACTTCGCCGATTCGTGGTCGCGACTATTATTATTATGTCGTCTCGGTCGGCAAACCGGAAAACAATGACGGCACTGGTTTGACGCCCCGCGGCGCTTTGCGCAGCAGCCGTTATTATGCCCAAGCCTACAACCAGGCCAATCTCAAGCGGGAAGCCGGCACCTCATTGAGCCAGATTCGCGTTGTGCCTAATCCCTTTCACATTTCCGCGCCGCGCGGGGCCTTGCGTTTTGATCAGCCCAATCAAATCAAGTTCTTCAATATTCCCGGCCAGTGCACCATCAAGATCTTCACCGAAAGCGGCGAGTTGGTTCAAACGATTGAGCATACCGACGGCAGCGGCGATGCGGAATGGAATTCCATCACCTCATCCAATCAAGTCATTGTCAGCGGTTTGTATATCGCCGTGGTCACGGACAAGAATACCGGTGAAAGCGCCATTGTGAAATTTGTGGTGATTCGCTGAAGCGGTGAGATTGGGATAACAGATCCGCCAGCATTGAGATTTCATGCGATGGATACCAAGAACCCCCAGCACAATAGGTGTCTCAATGATGAAAACGAATAAAATTTGGAAGTGGAGTTGCCTGATTCTGGCGCTGGCTCTCACGCCCCTGCTGGGCCAGCAGAAACTCGCGCAAACCGGCCTGAAGTTTTTGAGCGTAACGACCGACGCGCGCGCCAGCTCGATGGGCGAGGCCACCGCCACTCTGAGCGGCACTTCCGCCGCGATGTTTTTCAACCCGGCGGGCATGGCACGTATGGACACCAGGATTGAAGCAGCACTGGGCCAGGTGCAATGGATTGCTGATATCAAATACTCCTATGGCAGCCTGGCGCTCAACTTGGCCGAGGGCCGATATGGCGTGCTCGGCTTGAGCTTCTTGTCGGTTGATTATGGCGAGGTTTTCGGCACCATTCGCGCCGACAATGACGCCGGCTTTCTCGACACCGGCACCTTCAGCCCCACTGGCCTGTCCGTTGGCCTCGGCTATGCCAAGGCGCTCTCGGACAAATTCTCCGTGGGCGGAAATCTCCGCTATGTGAAACAGGATTTGCAGAGCAGTATCATTGGCCTCAATACCGACGGCACCCAAATGCTCACGGACAACCGCGTCAATGTCATGGCCTTTGATTTTGGCATTATCTATCGTACCGGTTTCAAAAGCCTGGACTTCGGCATGAACGTGCGCAATTTCTCCAAAGAGATCAAATATCAAGACGAGTCCTTTGAATTGCCCCTGACCTTTGAGATCGGCCTGTCGATGAACGCCATGGATCTGCTGGCAGCCGCGGAGACCCAGCATGATTTCATCGTCTCAGTTGATGCGATACACCCGCGCGACTATGCCGAGCAGATGAACATTGGCGCGGAGTATGTTTTTGTCAATTCGTTTGCCTTGCGCGCCGGTTACGCGTTTCCCAATGACGAACAGCATTTCAGCGCCGGCGCGGGTTTCCGCAAGGCTTCGAATTTGGCGCTGGATTATGCCTACACCCCTTTCGGTTTATTCGATCCGGTGCATCGCTTCTCGATACGCATCGGACTCTAACGGCGCTCGCTGTGCCGGGCGGGCGGTGTGCGCGACTTCTTTCGAACCATGCATCAAGAAAGGGTGAGACGACTTGAGTCATGAAAAAGATTGGAACATCATTATGAGAAATAACATGTACAGCTCGCGCAGC
This region of Cytophagia bacterium CHB2 genomic DNA includes:
- a CDS encoding PorV/PorQ family protein; this translates as MMKTNKIWKWSCLILALALTPLLGQQKLAQTGLKFLSVTTDARASSMGEATATLSGTSAAMFFNPAGMARMDTRIEAALGQVQWIADIKYSYGSLALNLAEGRYGVLGLSFLSVDYGEVFGTIRADNDAGFLDTGTFSPTGLSVGLGYAKALSDKFSVGGNLRYVKQDLQSSIIGLNTDGTQMLTDNRVNVMAFDFGIIYRTGFKSLDFGMNVRNFSKEIKYQDESFELPLTFEIGLSMNAMDLLAAAETQHDFIVSVDAIHPRDYAEQMNIGAEYVFVNSFALRAGYAFPNDEQHFSAGAGFRKASNLALDYAYTPFGLFDPVHRFSIRIGL
- a CDS encoding fibronectin type III domain-containing protein, translated to MKMMSDLKHASRPVVLIGLLAILLAPNPGSAQFQNRFMSAGSLHSWFSAIGCEVEVAGPVGNQQDGMQWPAIYAYQDMQAARALWIGAVNFTDESGANYPYKVVHAGPRVSGANEFFPLEFKMISRFEPPEVSVDGEASYDKPIDNDEVDPTMAADRMLVVTVNTQLGITMTRKIMQFSQDYHDNYFVYDYTFTNTGNTDGDADIELPNTTLEGVYFYFQYRNSVCAATRYVIGNATGWGINAMNDARGDGIKPDPPGENFRAQFTWHGKYPAFTLYDNIGGPIWNPGSGVGTTEADTTGRLGATQFIGVVTLHADRSATDKTDDPAQPSTTSTEGSDEPLQSNNDAFNIPKMTLEYGWMSKGHQPRHADRVEPSGNFIEPTGDPALGTPGGFSFANGYGPYTLGPGESIHIVMAEGAAGISRERQETIGRQYKRGQITAREKNTWVMSGRDSLFQTFRRAIANFNSGYAIPRPPLPPRAVTVEGGGDRITVSWDTYEASDPNLAGFEIYRAVGSKDSTHTMIYSAGPDERSFTDTSPIRGRDYYYYVVSVGKPENNDGTGLTPRGALRSSRYYAQAYNQANLKREAGTSLSQIRVVPNPFHISAPRGALRFDQPNQIKFFNIPGQCTIKIFTESGELVQTIEHTDGSGDAEWNSITSSNQVIVSGLYIAVVTDKNTGESAIVKFVVIR